The following proteins are encoded in a genomic region of Lachnospiraceae bacterium KM106-2:
- a CDS encoding ABC transporter, ATP-binding protein, whose translation MSLAKMEHVTKEFHDFKALSDVSIEIKSGKIYGLIGENGAGKTTLMRILCGFTYPTNGSVSLFDQSEEKQLINGRKKIGCLIEYPALIPQMTAKENLHYHRLLRGMKEEDREDEVLDMVGLSKTGKKKAKDFSLGMKQRLGIAISLLEKPKFLILDEPINGLDPVGVVEIRNLLKELCSKYGITILISSHNLPELYQTATDYIIIHKGEIKQILSLEQLDEKCRHHIKIGCKDQRALCELLKDKLKTTNYTVAKDGMVWLYDYIDEVETVAKVIFEAGMYPTHFAKDGETLENYFLSVIGGE comes from the coding sequence ATGAGTCTAGCTAAGATGGAACATGTTACGAAAGAATTCCATGATTTTAAGGCATTGAGTGATGTATCAATAGAGATTAAGAGTGGTAAGATCTATGGATTGATTGGGGAAAATGGAGCCGGAAAGACTACATTAATGCGCATCCTATGTGGCTTTACTTATCCCACCAATGGATCTGTTTCTTTATTTGATCAGTCAGAAGAAAAACAATTGATCAATGGGAGAAAGAAGATCGGATGTCTGATCGAATATCCCGCATTAATTCCACAGATGACAGCAAAAGAAAATCTTCATTATCACCGTTTACTACGTGGAATGAAAGAAGAAGATAGAGAAGATGAAGTGTTAGATATGGTGGGATTGTCTAAGACCGGAAAGAAAAAAGCAAAAGATTTTTCTCTTGGGATGAAACAGCGTTTAGGAATTGCAATTTCTTTGTTAGAGAAACCAAAGTTTTTGATCCTTGATGAGCCGATCAATGGCTTAGATCCTGTTGGGGTAGTTGAAATTCGTAATTTGTTAAAAGAGCTTTGTAGTAAGTATGGTATTACGATATTGATCTCTAGTCATAACCTGCCTGAATTATATCAGACGGCAACAGATTACATTATCATTCATAAAGGAGAGATCAAGCAGATCTTATCATTAGAGCAGTTGGACGAGAAATGCCGACATCATATCAAGATCGGCTGTAAGGATCAGAGAGCATTATGTGAGCTATTAAAAGATAAATTAAAAACTACGAACTATACAGTCGCCAAAGATGGTATGGTATGGCTTTATGATTATATTGATGAAGTAGAGACTGTGGCAAAAGTAATTTTTGAAGCAGGTATGTATCCAACTCATTTTGCAAAAGATGGAGAGACATTAGAGAATTATTTCTTATCAGTGATTGGAGGAGAATAA